One genomic region from Rhodothermales bacterium encodes:
- a CDS encoding nucleoside transporter C-terminal domain-containing protein, translating to MDFISLLRGLLGLAVILGIAWLVSSNKKQINWRMVASALGLQVVLAIFLLKGEAMGAVFAPLGWVKAFFSWVSSFFVLVLNFTTAGARFIFGDLANPPGTEGSMGMFFAFQVLPTIIFFGSLMAVFYHLGIMQKVVQGMAVLVSKFLGTSGAESLSVTANIFVGQTEAPLVVRPYLSTMTMSELMAVMTGGMATIAGGVMAAYIQILGDPYAQAMGISLDAGRLLFAEQLLGASIMAAPAALLLAKMFIPETEEPATKGEVKIEVEQRSANVIDAAASGASDGLKLALNVGAMLLAFLALIAMLNYILGWAGGMVGVNVTLEQLLGWGIAPLAWLVGVPMADIVQFGSLIGTKIIANEFVAYINLSGLIGEGVLSPKTVVMATFALCGFANLSSIAIQIGGIGPLAPERTSDLAKLGVRAVAAGTMANLMTATIAGVLA from the coding sequence ATGGACTTCATCTCCCTCCTTCGTGGCCTCCTCGGGTTGGCTGTCATCCTCGGCATTGCCTGGCTCGTTTCGAGCAACAAGAAGCAGATCAACTGGCGGATGGTGGCGTCGGCCCTGGGGCTCCAGGTCGTCCTGGCCATCTTCCTGCTCAAAGGGGAGGCCATGGGTGCCGTATTCGCGCCCCTGGGATGGGTGAAGGCGTTTTTCTCCTGGGTGTCGTCCTTCTTCGTGTTGGTGCTGAATTTCACGACGGCTGGCGCCCGGTTCATTTTCGGGGATCTGGCGAACCCCCCGGGCACGGAAGGCAGCATGGGCATGTTCTTTGCCTTCCAGGTCCTGCCGACCATCATTTTCTTCGGCTCGCTGATGGCCGTGTTCTACCACCTGGGCATCATGCAGAAGGTGGTGCAGGGCATGGCCGTCCTGGTCTCCAAATTCCTCGGGACGAGCGGGGCCGAGTCGCTGTCCGTCACGGCCAATATTTTCGTCGGACAGACCGAGGCACCCCTGGTGGTCCGGCCGTATCTGTCGACCATGACCATGTCCGAGCTCATGGCGGTGATGACGGGCGGCATGGCCACCATTGCCGGTGGCGTGATGGCGGCATACATCCAGATCCTGGGCGATCCCTATGCGCAGGCCATGGGCATTTCCCTGGACGCCGGTCGATTGCTTTTTGCGGAGCAGCTCCTGGGCGCCAGTATCATGGCGGCTCCGGCCGCGCTGTTGTTGGCGAAGATGTTCATCCCGGAAACGGAGGAGCCCGCCACGAAGGGTGAAGTGAAGATCGAGGTGGAACAGCGCTCGGCCAACGTGATTGATGCGGCGGCGTCGGGGGCGTCAGATGGACTGAAGCTGGCGTTGAACGTCGGGGCCATGCTGCTCGCGTTCCTGGCGTTGATTGCCATGCTCAACTACATCCTGGGCTGGGCCGGGGGCATGGTTGGCGTGAATGTGACGCTCGAGCAGTTGCTGGGGTGGGGTATTGCCCCCCTGGCCTGGCTCGTGGGTGTGCCGATGGCGGACATCGTGCAGTTCGGCTCGCTCATCGGGACGAAGATCATTGCGAACGAGTTCGTGGCCTATATCAACCTGTCTGGGCTTATAGGCGAGGGCGTCCTGTCACCGAAGACGGTGGTCATGGCGACGTTTGCGCTCTGCGGATTCGCGAACCTGTCCTCCATAGCCATCCAGATCGGCGGCATCGGGCCGCTTGCGCCGGAGCGGACCAGTGACCTGGCAAAGCTCGGGGTCCGGGCGGTGGCCGCCGGGACCATGGCCAACCTCATGACGGCCACGATTGCCGGGGTGTTGGCTTAG
- a CDS encoding 3'-5' exonuclease: MAQFTLYPDPARTDPHPTAPDIDAESIIQGLNPSQQEAARAADGPVLIIAGPGSGKTRTLTHRIAWLLATGKARPWEILAITFTNKAAREMRERVLDLVGHEQGKGMAIGTFHAMFARVMRADGDRIGYTSDFSIYDTDDGQRIIRELMHRFNIDTQQVKPRSIQQQISGAKNRMISPSEFARTAISPAQVRAAELFEPYETALRNANALDFDDLLLKPIQLFQNHPDVLAKYQNRWKYIHIDEYQDTNRAQYLLARLLAERHGNLCVVGDDAQSIYSFRGADITNILSFQRDYPQAQTVRLEQNYRSTKRIVRLADSIIKQNSQQLDKDLWTDNAEGDPVIIMESISEKDEAQKFERRIRDVQVRLGYLYRDFAILYRTNAQSRSLEDALRRGNIPYRVVGGVSFYQRKEIKDALAYLRLLVNPNDIASLRRIINTPTRGIGDKTQDHLIQYAAREGIVAWDALERVEFTGLPARATSSVKAFRDIINTHKTMQDKESAAVVAKSLIKASGLLEELKSEHTPENLMRWENVQELLNAITEFSEANGDGGTLSAFLQEVSLLTDADQNDDSDNRVTLMTLHASKGLEFPVVFLGGMEEGLFPLQAAAQDPQELEEERRLFYVGATRAKSLLFLSYARSRYRYGDQQSAIRSRFFEEIDPAVVVTESGQPFNPKSDRFAMRSAGTTSYETLDPHYYRKSLREDQPTQAAVRKKAADRRVVYDEEESGTIEPGMQVEHHLFGEGHVVALDGSGPNAKAIVNFEDVGEKKLILRFARLKRIG, encoded by the coding sequence ATGGCACAGTTTACCCTCTACCCGGACCCGGCACGGACCGACCCGCATCCGACGGCGCCCGACATCGACGCAGAAAGCATCATCCAGGGCCTCAACCCCTCCCAACAGGAGGCGGCCCGGGCCGCGGATGGCCCTGTCCTCATCATAGCCGGCCCCGGTTCGGGCAAGACCCGGACGCTCACCCACCGGATAGCCTGGCTGTTGGCCACCGGCAAGGCACGCCCGTGGGAAATCCTGGCCATTACGTTCACGAACAAGGCGGCCCGCGAAATGCGGGAGCGCGTGCTGGACCTGGTCGGGCACGAACAGGGCAAGGGCATGGCCATCGGGACCTTCCATGCCATGTTCGCGCGTGTCATGCGCGCCGACGGTGACCGGATTGGCTACACGTCCGATTTCAGCATCTACGATACGGACGACGGGCAGCGGATTATCCGCGAGCTCATGCACCGGTTCAACATCGATACACAGCAGGTCAAGCCGCGGAGCATCCAGCAACAGATATCCGGTGCCAAGAACCGCATGATCTCCCCGTCGGAATTCGCACGGACGGCCATCTCCCCGGCCCAGGTCCGTGCCGCCGAGCTGTTCGAACCGTACGAGACCGCCCTGCGCAACGCGAATGCACTGGACTTCGACGACCTCCTGTTGAAGCCCATTCAACTGTTCCAGAACCATCCGGACGTGCTGGCCAAGTACCAGAACCGCTGGAAGTACATCCATATCGACGAGTACCAGGACACCAACCGGGCCCAGTACCTGCTGGCCCGTCTGCTGGCCGAACGACACGGCAATCTGTGTGTCGTCGGCGACGATGCGCAGAGCATCTACTCCTTCCGCGGCGCGGATATCACCAATATCCTGTCCTTCCAGCGGGACTATCCGCAGGCGCAGACCGTCCGCCTGGAACAGAACTATCGCTCCACCAAACGGATTGTCCGCCTGGCCGACTCCATCATCAAGCAGAACAGCCAGCAGCTCGACAAGGACCTGTGGACGGACAACGCCGAGGGCGACCCCGTCATCATCATGGAGTCCATTTCGGAGAAGGACGAAGCGCAGAAATTCGAACGGCGCATCCGGGATGTCCAGGTCCGGCTGGGCTACCTGTACCGGGACTTCGCCATCCTGTACCGCACGAATGCCCAGAGCCGTTCCCTGGAAGATGCGCTCCGGCGCGGCAACATCCCGTACCGCGTGGTCGGCGGCGTGAGCTTCTACCAGCGGAAGGAAATCAAGGATGCGTTGGCCTACCTGCGCCTGCTGGTGAACCCCAACGACATTGCAAGTTTGCGCCGGATCATCAACACGCCCACCCGCGGCATTGGCGACAAGACGCAGGATCACCTCATCCAGTATGCTGCCCGGGAAGGGATCGTGGCCTGGGATGCACTTGAGCGGGTGGAGTTCACGGGGCTGCCGGCACGAGCCACGTCCAGCGTGAAGGCCTTCCGGGACATCATCAACACGCACAAGACCATGCAGGACAAGGAGTCCGCAGCCGTGGTCGCCAAGTCGCTCATCAAGGCGTCCGGCCTGCTCGAGGAGTTGAAGTCCGAGCATACACCGGAGAACCTCATGCGCTGGGAGAACGTCCAGGAACTCCTGAACGCCATCACCGAATTCTCGGAAGCCAACGGCGACGGCGGAACGCTCAGCGCATTCCTGCAGGAGGTTTCCCTGCTGACGGATGCCGACCAGAACGATGATTCCGACAACCGTGTGACGCTCATGACGCTGCACGCCAGCAAAGGGCTGGAATTCCCCGTGGTCTTTCTGGGCGGCATGGAGGAAGGCCTGTTTCCGCTGCAGGCCGCGGCACAGGACCCACAGGAATTGGAGGAGGAGCGCCGGCTGTTCTACGTGGGGGCCACCCGCGCAAAGTCCCTGCTGTTCCTTTCTTACGCCCGCAGTCGGTACCGGTACGGCGACCAGCAGTCGGCCATCCGATCCCGGTTCTTCGAGGAAATCGACCCGGCTGTGGTCGTTACGGAGAGCGGCCAGCCGTTCAATCCGAAGTCCGACCGGTTCGCCATGCGTTCCGCGGGCACGACATCTTACGAAACCCTGGACCCCCATTATTACCGGAAGAGCCTGCGTGAGGACCAGCCGACCCAGGCGGCGGTGCGGAAGAAAGCGGCCGATCGTCGGGTGGTCTACGACGAGGAAGAATCCGGGACCATCGAACCCGGTATGCAGGTCGAACACCACCTGTTCGGCGAAGGCCACGTGGTGGCGCTCGACGGCTCCGGCCCGAACGCGAAGGCCATCGTCAACTTCGAAGACGTGGGCGAAAAGAAACTCATCCTCCGGTTTGCCCGGCTCAAACGCATAGGTTGA
- a CDS encoding extracellular solute-binding protein has protein sequence MTLPFSRTLAGLFAGAVLFSACSTDNRTRLVVYSPHGKEMLSAYEDAFEAAHPEVNVQWIDMGGQDAYDRIRTERSNPTASLWWGGDGPTFSRAAREGLLEPYEPTWSAAMPDDAHGADHAWYATYLTPEVLLYNTRTVDAAEVPTDWDDLLEPEWKDRILIRYPLASSTMRTIWGALILRQPTVEDGYAWLARLDANTKTYTADPTQLYLKIAREEGDVSLWNMPDTYIQAETNGYPFAFSLPTSGTPVLNDGIAIVSGAPEPEWARTFYEFVTSDSALVEQAHTYYRIPARTDIPTERLPEWMRDVDLRPMELDWDRLQAEGPTWMQYWDERIKGRGAEYLAEAGL, from the coding sequence ATGACCCTGCCCTTTTCAAGAACGCTCGCGGGCCTCTTCGCGGGCGCCGTCCTGTTTTCTGCCTGCTCCACCGACAACCGGACCCGCCTGGTGGTCTATTCGCCGCACGGCAAGGAAATGCTGTCGGCCTACGAGGATGCCTTCGAAGCAGCCCACCCGGAGGTCAATGTGCAGTGGATAGACATGGGCGGTCAGGATGCCTACGACCGGATCCGGACGGAACGGTCGAATCCCACGGCCAGCCTGTGGTGGGGCGGCGATGGACCCACATTCTCGCGGGCGGCGCGGGAGGGGCTCCTGGAGCCGTACGAGCCCACCTGGTCCGCGGCCATGCCCGACGATGCGCACGGCGCCGACCACGCGTGGTACGCGACGTATCTGACGCCGGAGGTGTTGCTGTACAACACGCGCACGGTGGATGCAGCGGAAGTACCCACGGACTGGGATGACCTCCTGGAGCCCGAATGGAAGGATCGCATCCTCATCCGGTATCCCCTTGCCAGCTCCACCATGCGGACCATCTGGGGAGCGCTCATCCTGCGCCAGCCCACGGTGGAAGACGGCTATGCCTGGCTGGCCCGTCTGGACGCGAACACGAAGACGTACACGGCCGATCCCACCCAGCTGTACCTCAAGATTGCACGTGAAGAGGGCGACGTATCGCTCTGGAACATGCCCGACACGTACATCCAGGCGGAAACCAACGGCTACCCCTTCGCTTTTTCCCTGCCCACGTCCGGTACGCCGGTCCTGAATGACGGTATTGCCATCGTGTCCGGCGCGCCGGAGCCCGAGTGGGCCCGCACCTTCTACGAGTTCGTGACGTCCGATTCCGCGCTCGTCGAACAGGCCCACACGTACTACCGGATTCCGGCGCGGACCGACATCCCGACCGAACGCCTGCCCGAATGGATGCGCGACGTGGATCTGCGCCCCATGGAACTGGACTGGGACCGTCTGCAGGCAGAAGGCCCCACGTGGATGCAGTACTGGGATGAGCGGATAAAGGGGCGCGGCGCTGAGTATCTGGCCGAGGCCGGGCTCTGA
- a CDS encoding FtsX-like permease family protein, with protein MRHPESRDWTFDLENAVATWRQFLSRDRAFHEGDLDELENHLRDEFAAACRRGLRGQEAFAEARRLTGEPGGLNTAYGSVVVEKRLAPSGMAAEMRYWTGLARSYGVSAVRALGRNPMTSVINIVGLSIAIACSIAVFLFLQVYGSLDSFHENGDRIFIVEHEVIRNEQMEIRGTIPVALGPALEAELPEVDKAVRVEHDMVTISGNGVSLQDRATFTDPGFFDVFTFPLLSGSASALRDPSAVILSFDTAARLFGHADVLGRQVTMAFGDGERREYIVRGVTADFPENAGFFFGILMGWGALDTVYPDMDQGWASLTNGLFVLLHEAGQASSVSESMQRYVAQQHAANDAYVVESFLLDNLRNPMPGAYRVLFRPSEAPHPILIGMFLLIAGLMMALSCFNYINISVGAALRRLREIGVRKVMGGTRAQLTAQFMVENLLLCTIALVIGTFLAISVAIPAFNNLFVLQIGHGMFASAGFWTFLVILLGAVAVLSGMYPALYISSFRPVAVLGGRLSVAGNAWFTKAFLTAQFTLAFMTVLVVILVAANGQYMKAIEWGAGTEETVVIPVTDADQYQETMRMLSTDARVQLVSAAESHPGRSVSSMELTVEDELVLAVRYRVGADYLRTLHLSDKPLTPATVFVNESFISRMGWETEEGHRLLLDGTYYEITGVVRNFHLNPMVKERPVIFQYAEQAANMPWISALAEPGTASAVLADVAELWQASWPSEPFGGVIQADVFQEQLESYDNLARSLGYLGLLAVFIATMGLFGLTSQNVSRRLKEVCVRKVLGASAGRTLLTISWTYIWMLVIAGGIAVSIVGGGAVVAFRMAPDELALMPLGPAPFILGVTLVWSVAALAISAHIRRLSRANPAEILRVA; from the coding sequence ATGCGCCACCCCGAATCCCGCGATTGGACCTTTGATCTTGAAAACGCTGTGGCTACATGGCGCCAGTTCCTGTCCCGCGACCGCGCCTTCCACGAAGGTGATCTGGACGAATTGGAAAATCATCTGCGCGACGAGTTTGCGGCCGCATGCCGGCGTGGACTCCGGGGCCAGGAAGCCTTTGCCGAGGCCCGGCGACTGACGGGTGAGCCGGGCGGATTGAATACCGCATACGGGTCGGTCGTCGTCGAAAAGAGGCTCGCCCCGTCCGGAATGGCCGCCGAAATGCGATACTGGACCGGATTGGCGCGCAGCTACGGGGTCAGTGCAGTCCGGGCACTCGGGCGCAACCCCATGACTTCCGTCATCAACATCGTGGGACTGTCGATTGCCATTGCCTGCTCCATCGCGGTCTTCCTGTTCCTGCAGGTCTACGGATCGCTCGACTCCTTCCATGAGAACGGGGACCGGATCTTCATCGTGGAACATGAGGTCATCCGAAACGAGCAGATGGAAATCCGGGGAACCATCCCCGTGGCCCTGGGCCCGGCCCTGGAGGCCGAGCTGCCCGAGGTTGACAAAGCCGTCCGGGTGGAGCACGATATGGTCACGATTTCCGGCAACGGGGTCAGTCTGCAGGACCGGGCCACATTCACCGATCCGGGCTTTTTCGATGTATTCACGTTCCCTCTCCTGTCGGGATCGGCCTCGGCATTGCGCGATCCATCGGCCGTCATTCTGTCGTTCGATACCGCCGCACGCCTGTTCGGGCATGCCGATGTCCTCGGACGACAGGTGACCATGGCGTTCGGCGACGGCGAACGACGGGAGTACATCGTACGCGGGGTAACCGCGGACTTCCCGGAGAATGCCGGCTTCTTCTTCGGCATATTGATGGGTTGGGGCGCGCTCGACACCGTGTATCCGGACATGGACCAGGGATGGGCATCCCTCACGAACGGATTGTTCGTGTTGCTGCATGAGGCCGGCCAGGCCTCATCCGTGTCTGAATCCATGCAACGGTATGTAGCGCAACAACATGCTGCGAATGATGCCTATGTGGTTGAGTCCTTCTTGCTGGACAACCTGCGAAATCCGATGCCGGGCGCATACCGGGTCCTGTTCCGCCCGTCCGAGGCTCCGCATCCCATCCTGATTGGCATGTTCCTCCTCATTGCCGGGCTCATGATGGCATTGTCCTGCTTCAACTACATCAACATATCCGTGGGTGCGGCCCTCCGCCGGTTACGGGAAATTGGCGTCCGAAAGGTGATGGGCGGCACACGCGCGCAATTGACGGCTCAGTTCATGGTGGAGAACCTCTTGCTGTGCACGATCGCCCTTGTCATCGGAACTTTCCTGGCCATTTCCGTGGCGATCCCGGCGTTCAACAATCTGTTCGTGCTTCAGATCGGCCACGGCATGTTTGCGTCTGCAGGCTTCTGGACCTTCCTGGTCATCCTGCTCGGCGCCGTGGCTGTGCTCTCCGGGATGTATCCGGCCCTTTACATTTCGTCGTTCCGTCCGGTCGCCGTCCTCGGCGGGCGGTTGTCCGTGGCCGGAAATGCATGGTTCACCAAGGCCTTCCTGACGGCACAGTTCACCCTGGCGTTCATGACGGTTCTCGTCGTGATCCTGGTCGCCGCCAATGGCCAGTACATGAAAGCGATCGAGTGGGGTGCAGGCACGGAGGAGACGGTGGTTATTCCGGTCACGGACGCCGACCAGTACCAGGAAACCATGCGCATGCTGTCGACCGATGCGCGCGTCCAACTGGTCTCCGCAGCCGAGTCCCACCCGGGCCGATCCGTGTCATCCATGGAGTTGACCGTGGAAGACGAGCTCGTGCTCGCCGTCCGGTATCGCGTCGGAGCCGATTACCTGCGCACGCTGCATCTCTCCGACAAGCCACTGACGCCGGCCACGGTGTTCGTGAATGAGAGTTTCATCTCCCGCATGGGCTGGGAAACGGAGGAAGGACACCGCTTGCTTCTGGACGGGACGTATTACGAAATCACCGGCGTGGTGCGCAACTTCCACCTCAACCCGATGGTGAAGGAACGCCCGGTCATTTTCCAGTATGCGGAACAGGCCGCCAACATGCCCTGGATATCCGCGCTCGCGGAACCGGGCACAGCGTCGGCGGTGCTGGCCGACGTGGCCGAACTGTGGCAGGCATCCTGGCCTTCCGAGCCGTTCGGCGGTGTCATCCAGGCCGATGTATTCCAGGAGCAACTGGAGAGTTACGACAACCTGGCCCGGTCCCTCGGGTATCTCGGACTGCTGGCGGTGTTCATTGCCACCATGGGGCTGTTCGGCTTGACGTCACAGAACGTGAGCCGTCGGCTCAAGGAAGTCTGCGTGCGCAAGGTGCTGGGCGCATCGGCCGGCCGCACGCTGCTGACCATCAGTTGGACGTACATCTGGATGCTCGTCATCGCCGGTGGCATAGCGGTGTCCATCGTGGGCGGCGGAGCGGTTGTCGCCTTCCGGATGGCTCCGGACGAACTCGCGCTCATGCCCCTCGGTCCTGCCCCCTTCATCCTGGGCGTAACCCTGGTCTGGTCCGTGGCCGCGCTCGCCATCTCGGCGCATATCCGCCGACTTTCCAGGGCCAATCCCGCCGAAATATTACGCGTCGCCTGA
- a CDS encoding helix-turn-helix transcriptional regulator: MSTKSLNGASIAPIILSILRNGDSYGYAIINRVRELSGGDVEWTAGSLYPVLHRMKTNGWIRDYWEEPVGERRRRYYAITPKGEKALATEREKWMTFHEVLTALWDEERGLGPTTA; this comes from the coding sequence ATGTCCACGAAATCCCTGAACGGAGCCTCGATTGCCCCCATCATCCTGTCCATTCTCCGGAATGGCGACAGCTACGGGTATGCCATCATCAACCGGGTCCGCGAATTGTCGGGCGGGGACGTTGAATGGACGGCCGGCTCCCTCTACCCCGTCCTGCATCGCATGAAAACGAACGGGTGGATCCGTGACTACTGGGAAGAGCCGGTTGGCGAGCGTCGCCGGCGGTACTATGCCATCACGCCGAAGGGCGAAAAGGCCCTGGCCACCGAACGGGAAAAATGGATGACCTTCCACGAGGTCCTGACGGCGTTGTGGGATGAGGAGCGCGGTCTTGGTCCGACCACGGCCTGA